ATATTTATAGTAGTGAGATATAGAGTCTGGGTTGATGAGtcatgtttgtgctgtgtgCAGGCCTCAGCGGTCCTATACTATCACTGTAATGTGCCTGTAAGGCATCTTTGCAActattcacacacactacagatgcatgatgatgacaaaaactaaatgttaTGGACGTTAACTCTTCTCTATTGTTGTGCGTAAGAGCCTGTTTAAGTGGATGAGCAGGAGTAGATACATTTATCTGTAGGTTTCAGACAtctttaactgtgtttttattttggatatTTACCATGTTATAGCACATCAAGATGGATTCACACATTTTCAACGTTTGTAGTTCATGAGCTTTCCTCCCGGACTCTAGCCATAAAATGCTGCCAGAGGAGGCTGCATACAAAACAAGCCATCAACTGGCCACATGTTCATGTGAACATCTACCCCATGACTCATTACTGTTAACTTAATCGTTTTGCCAGAGGGCaaattatatcattattattattaaccgTGGCCTAATAGTACTTGACAGCTAGTGTTGTTTAAACCCTTTTTGTGTTATCCCAACTCATACACTCACAAATAAAACGAAGATATTTCCACTTACTATCTCCCCCAGCAGGACCACATTCTCTCCTCTCACTATGAATATTCCTCTGGGGATGTCACCAAATTTCTTCCCCACGTGGATCCGCTCAACTGTCTGATGGAAAACTAAATTAGCTGAGGGGGGACAAGAGAAACACGTTAGAGAGATACAGAGCAATTTAAGATAGAATAGCACctttcagacaaaaacaaatgcacgAGAATTGTGGAAATGGTGCGAATCATTTACACATGAGCTGTACATGTTTTGATTGGTCTTCTGCACTTTTCATGCGGAGAAACAAGTGGGAGACAATTAAATGAGTTGTACCAAACTGATCAATGCTTCTGAGGTATCCGATCAGTGTCCTGCCATCTCGGAGCAGCACCAGGTGCTTCTCTGCGGGACACAACCAACACAGGCGGGTTCAGTGACAGTATTAGACGGTTACAGTTGATCCAGCTTGTGTCAGTCACGATGCCACATCTTGAAacgatcttttttttttttttacactaaaccacctctccctccaccctcctctccaACTTACTGTCGATGTCGTCAATGAGGCTTGCCGTCCCTGGTACGTAATTCATCTTGGGCAACTGTTTATCTGCTTCGTGTTTCTTTATGTAACGTTAAGCCATGAATGTTTCAAAATATGTTTCTTTCAAGAAGAGCACAGGAAGCGTCTTTATACACGCCTGGGATAAACTTCCTGTAGACGTTTAACCCTTTGTGCGCCAGACTGCAGTTAAGTTTCTGTTCGTAAACTTTGTAGGGCGGGTGCTTTAATTATAcacctttaaataaatatggcACCAAAGACGGATCGTTTTTGAATATTAAGATAGTGGCTATTATcgaaaaaatataatatttttatgacgttttgcTATTGGCTAATAGCGTCTACTGACGCACATGCGACACTAAAGATCGTATATGTGTTGGAGACAGTGCCAGATTCGAAATAACGCAGCAATTTCTTTGTGTTGCCATACATTatgcaattttttattttatttcatcgaAACACACGCATACATTAGACCCTCCatacaattacacaattttgtttttttgtcaattcAGTGCAAACAAAACTGATAGCAGAGCCTGGCGCCTCTCACTCTGTACAGACATTCCGCGCTGccagaaaaaagcagcagagtgagagatCTGTAGTTTGAATTGTGCCCCTCATTAAAGACACAGGACCGGATTGCCTGAGCTCGGCGTCATTCAATCATTTCCTGATTCCAGTCAGGCGATCTGTACTTCTGTAGAAAAACACCAACGTCGACGTTAACAGTTTGTGCCATTAGTGACACCAGGCTTGTtaaaggtttgtgttttttatttgctatGGCAGATGACAGGACGGCTGCCGGGGAACGCGCGTAGCTGATGCATCATCATCAAATGCAGTCAGATCTGAAGTCTGGCTGGCCCTCGACTTGTAACTCGGGAAATAACGGGAACTGGAATAACACTATGGTAAGTAAGCGGATACAGCTTAGACAAATCCCCAGGGCTTGTTCGCTGTCATTGGGTTTgcttattttttaaacaaacgaCCTGAGTTTCTACGGAATCACATTATTAAACAGCTAGCTTGCGTAGTGCTCTGTCCATGCTAGCTGAACGGCTAACGGAGCTAGCTGGCATTATGTAATAGTTACCGCTGCCCTGCTAGTTCAGCTGTTGCCCGAGTTTGTCACGTTTATCTTGACGTGACGACACCGCTAATGGTACGACAATTATTACAGTGGGGTCAAAACACACAAGACATGTTTTTGCGAGCGAGTACCCTTCTTTAGATATTCAGCATGGCCTCCTCTCGGTCAGTTTTTGTCTGCTTTGGACAAAACTGGTTTAGCAAGTAATGAGTGAGTCAGTGCAACTGTTTACAGAGTTATTGTATTTTCCGGCATTGGCTGTTAAAAGCATACGATTTCCTGATTGTTACCTTTTACCCATCGCAGCTCAGGTCATAAATACTGGGACTTAAGCAGAAAGATATCTTCTTTAAATAAGTCGCCTCTTTAAATAACTCTCCTTTGTGCTATTCTGTGTTCACAGGACGCTCCTCAGTATCCAGGCTACCCTTCACACTACTGGTATCCTCAGTCTCATTCCACAGGACACTATGCAAACACCTATCCCTCGGGATCAGATGTTCAGCCACAATACAATCCACAGGTACAGCTCATGATGCAACGTAACCCTGGCCCTCTAAATCCGATGGTGTAGGAGTAAATCTCCTCACTACCTTAAGTCTCTTAAGTGCTTTCACCTTTACCTTACACTTTACTATAGTCCGCTGCTGTGTTACATCACTGACGTATACATTTACACAGAGACAGTGTTATCTCCCATCATTTATTCCCCATCCTTGTGCTTTTCATGTAGGTAATGCCTGGAGGTTATCCAAATGGCCATGGTGTCTACAGCCCAGCGCAGAGTCAGTATTCCACAAGTGGTTTCCACCCATCCAACCCTTTCTACTGTGCTGACCCCCAGAGACCAGGTCCAGGTCCTTATCCTAACCAGGGCTGTCCAGCGGAGCAGAGCAGTGGGCCGTCTGGTCAGCCACACTCTCAGCACCAACATCATCACTATCCGGGTCCACACTGTCAAGGGGTGAGTTAATTTAAACACACACCATAGTCAAATGTAGGAAATAGTAGTGACCAAAtgtaacattaaattaaattatctCTGACTGTGTATACCATACAGAGTGATATTTGTAGTataattttctttgtctttttctctgaacCAAAGTTACGTTCACACCCAAaggaaactgaatatttttggaaatattaCATATACCTGTCCTACCTCTGCTCTCAGGCTCCTGGATATCCTGCTGGACCGTACCCTCACTATAGTGAAGGTGGTCATGCGATGCCTCCAAACCCCCCATACCCCACTGGCCAGTCTCTCCATCCCAGTCCTCAGGCTGAAGCGTGGGCACACTCTGGGGCGTATGCAGCCTCACAGCAGCAATGGCAGCCGGGCCAGCAGCCTCCACAAAACCACTACGGAAATCCTGTCCGTCCGCCGCATCCTCCAGCGTGGCCAGGGACCGGAACTGGAGCTCCGCCACCATACCAACCCAAGGTAAGAATCTGAAGCTTTTTCGGAGTAGTTTTGTTAATTATGTGAGGTAAATGAAAGGAGATGCTagtataaaacatcattaaacatGCAGTGTATTACAACCTCAAGAGATGAACTGAGAATCATTGATCAGCTATAAATATCAGGACACACGTCTAGTTTCACCACAGTATAGGCAGTGATTATTTTACTAAATCAATACAATTTACAAATGCTGTGCTTAAATGTTATGGAGATTGAGGATTAAAAAGTatctttaaaaaatcttttgttttgtatcGCTTTAGGACCAACAGCACCAACGTGCGCCACAAGTGGGACCTAAACCCAGACCGACCCCATCCCCGAATCCCCCCAACGGAAAGCCTGCAGAAATAAGTTCACCTCCCCAAATGTACAACAAAACCGGGAGAGGTGAGCCTAATCCTTCACAAGGTGAGCCCCCGCCCTCTGCCCCGGCCcaagctccagctccagctccaggtcAGGCTGGACTTCAGCCCCTGAGCGATAACCCCGGCCTTGCTAAGGTCCAGCACGTCATGGCCAGAGTGCTGCTGCTTCAGGAAGATGTTGATGAGTTTGTTGGcaaaaagacagacaagagTTACCGGTGTCTGGAGGAACTGCTGACCaaagagctgctggagctggactCTGTGGAGACTCAGGGACAGGAGAATGTCCGGCAAGCCCGAAAGGAGGCTGTACAGAGGATCCAGGCCATTCTGGACCGGCTGGAGAGGAAAGCTTTCTGAACTGGACTTATTCCTCAGTTTGTGGGTCACTAAgtcttgctgtttttcttcttccagatCTTCCATGAACACGGTGAAGGTCTAGTCTTGTTCTTTGGAGCTGTGTtatctttaggttttttttccccaccaccATGATATAAAATGCCTGAAGTAAATGGCATGGACCCAAGAACAAGAGCAATTACTGGTACATGGAATCAACCTTTCAAAGCCTAATTATGCTGGTATGAGTGACATGGGGGTAGTAGAAGTGCAAGACTGATGGTTGTACCCATCTCAAGACTTTCAGCCTCTGTTAGCGGCTGTGCTGTCAACACAACCTGACACTCTTGCTCAGctcattttttatgtcatgcCTTTGCCAGCATTATGCCGGGCAGAGTCACTGGAAGATGGATTTATTTAGTGCAACATTGCAACTGTTAGTTGTCTGTAACCTGTGATACAGATTCAGATTATCGTCATGCTGTCCCTCAGGATCGTGGGTCGCTTTTAGTCTGACCCTACATCAAACAACACGTGCACTTCCTTAGCTGACTAATTATTACATGTCACAGACCATTTGCATGTTCACGATATTGTCCTCACGCCTGACAGGGTCCATACACTTATTTGCCCATACTTATTTCTTCATGTCTCTGCAGGAATAGGTGCAATGCTTTCCTTTTCAATTGTGCTCCCAGCCCTGCATGCACTGTAATATCAGATAAGCACTCAGTACAGTCATGACATCTCCGAGCTCATAATTGGACCTAGATTGTAGCAGATTAGTGAAAACCCCCTGAAGATTACTGTCCCCATTACTCCATCTTTTGGATGAAACTGCTTCCTAAGTGCGGACCTAGAATCAGACCTACATATGAATGCCATGTATTTCAATCTAGGAACCACTGTTATTGCAGATACATAAGGAAATGGTTATGAATTACTTGAAAAGCTGTTGAATTGTGttcctcttctccctttttCAACACTTAGAACATACATAGGAACTAGGCAAGagaattgtgtttgttttcagaagTCAGAAATCAGTTGCTGTAAAGGAAAGGATGTACTTTTTTCAGTAATGTTTTTTGTGCTTAAGGACAATGTTGATCACAGCAATTTGATCATATGTTTAGTTTGATAATTGTTTCTGTTTACTCTAGTACTGATATCCTTGTTATATCAAACCCAGATTTGCACCACAGTCCATATTCTTGTGTAGAgcaggtcttttttttccccagccaTTCTTGATGTgttgatttagaaaaaaaagagtgccATATTTCAGGGGATGGTTTTatataattagaaaaaaaataataaaataagatgaCAAGCTTtgcatggagaaaaaaaatcacctgtCATACGTGTTCATTTTTGTGCTGTTAACTTTCTGTTTTGATGGAGCACAACTGTACAGTTTCAGATGTAATGCATGTTTCCAACACAAGATGGGAATCTTTGCCTGATGAATATTGAAGTTATGacaagtgaggaaaaaaaacagataaataattaaatgtcagTATATTTTTTAACCTGTGatcaaatgaatattttttgctCTCACTTTATTAAATTGTACAAATATATAGTTAACAAAGTAAATTTCTCTAATTGTGAAACAATTTATGGATAGTGGCACCAGATAAACAAGAAAGTAGAAACACCTTCTGTTGCAAAATCCAAGAATAAgaaattgcttcttttttttctttttgtcaagtGGAAACTGTTGCTGGGGTCTCCTCTCCCCACATTTGCCACCCAGCATACAGATCTTTAAATAGACAGCTATTTTGATGCAAAAGCATAACACAGGCCTGTGAAGGCTTGAGGCACACAAGCCACATTTAATTTGAGGGTCAAATGGCCTGACAACACTTGGGACACCCTGTGGTGAGTGAATCTGAGGCACAGAAGCCTGAGACTAAAACCACCTCTGGTATTCATTCTGCTCCGTTTGACTCAGCAGTTGCAGGGGGCTTGCTTGGGAATACTTCTCTTTCAGCTTTCAGCCACGTGTAAgaagttttttcttcttctgtttttaactCTTTGTATACTTTTAATGGACTAGTTTGGACAAGATAGCACTGCTGTCACATCAGAAGTCTGGCATCAACTGCGAACGGAAAAAGCTATGTCATATACATCTAAACTTCCTGCGTCCTGGAATGATAAACCCCCCTCTCGGAAGGTGGAAATTGACCTGAGCTCACCTGGTCTTGCAGTGTTTGAGTTGGAGAGACTCTTGTTTACTGGCAAAGCCATCATCAGCCATGCAGATGAAGTTTGGCCAAGGCTTTATGTTGGTGACCAGTAAGtaactctcttttcttttggtaAACACCCACAGACTGGCAGACAAAAACGAAGCATGGCCTTGTAACTTTTTACTCTctgaatgttatttttatgacagagagagaaggctgAGTCCTTCTTACAAATGTCACCCTAGTCTGGACTTGGATTCAGTCCACATGTGTGAAAGAGCTGCACTGATCATAAATCAGATTTAATTGCACGATGAGTAACCTAACCACCTCAAGCTGCATTCCACCTTAGGAACTTGAGTAAACTACAGCTTCGATACGTGAGAGTTTCCACTAATGCATGGGCATGAAAGCATGTCTCAGGTCTCGGATAAGTAATAACTCACATGTCTGAAGTACTTTTCTAAATATCAATCCATCACTATGGAATACATTACATGCAAATGGTTCATTAGGAAACACCTGCAGCATTTTGATTGTATATTGTTCCTATTGTCAGACatagtgttgtgtttttcagacaCAGTGCAGAGAACACAGCTGATCTGTCCAGGCACTGTATCACACACATCCTGAACGCAGCTCACAGTAAACGCAGAGGACAGCCAGACATCTATGAGGGTATGAGCATCACCTACATGGGCATAGAGGCTCACGACTCCTGTACCTTTGACATGAGCGTCAACTTTCATGCAGCGGCAGATTTTATCCACAGCGCTCTCCGCAGAGGAGGTAAGGGTGAAGGGGGGGTTTGAAAAAGGCAATTGGATTTGGTGTCTGCTTAGAAATGAatgttgtaatgtaatgtttctcTGATTCTCAGGCAAAGTACTGGTGCACTGTCACGTAGGCGTGAGCCGTTCTGCCACCCTGGTCCTTGCTTACCTGATGCTAAAGCAGAACCTGACCCTCGTGGAGGCTATCTGTGCTGTGAAAGAGAACCGTGGTGTAATCCCTAATCGAGGATTCCTCAGACAGCTAATCAAACTAGATGGCCAGCTGTTTGGCACACATCACTGAACCCTGTCTGATAGTATTACTGGTCCAACAGCTCAGGTATTGTCCAGAGATGAGATATACTGATTTCATTATCGTTTTCACTGTTAGGACTACTAGGATTGTTTTTGAAAAGGGAGTAAACACCACCTGATCCTTTCTTAGATCATGTTTAATTCCAATGAACTttgaggtaaaaaatatttatacactGTCAATTTGTACATGTTTAAATGGATTGgagttttacattaaaaatataaatctgatGCAGCTTTTGTTGAATGTCTGGCAGTCATTTTAATTTACACATCAACACTTCTTACATACAAACACATCCAATGGGTTTCTACTGTATGATATGGATGGTAAGGAGCATGGGCATGAGCATGAGACTGCTATCATCACTAACATGTTATTGTACATGTAGGCAACTTGGCGTTTGCATTTATCCTGTGCGATCTCCATTTGATACCACGGGTTGAATAGTAATCATTACACAGAACAAATACAGTGACCAAGCAAATAAGAGGTTGTGATAGAGAATAAACAAAGCCAAAGTTCAGTGGCATCGATCAGTCTAATAAAATAGGACATCTCCCTCTGTCCAGCCTGTGCTTCACTGTCTGTGGTTGATGAGACACACTGTGAGCAGCGGCCAGAAGGAGGTAAGTGGTTAAAAAGATTTACAGAGCTTTAgcaacacatatatatatatatatatattttttttttttaaatatattttcatatataacaTGTTTAACTGCTCCACctacagatgcacacacagttacagttacacatGACTGTGTTAGTGTAATATTAAGAATTTAAAattaaagcccctgaaaactttGGTGGAAGTCTTATGTATTTGTGTACTTTATGTTGAATAATCACAACTAAATATACaagaatggaaataaaaatgatttcatcGGGTTTGATTGACAACAACCAAAAAGAAGATCGTAATTGATTCACAAAAGTAGGTGTTATTGCCTTATCTAattgagccccgcccacttcaAACCAGCAAGAAGAACATagagtgacagaaaaatcaaaagatATAGGTTACTGTATACTActggtcaaaagttttagaacacacacactggtcccTCGTTTTCAGGGATTAAGACATTGGTTAACTTACAGTTTTCTTGCAGCAATGCAAGTAAATTAAGACTTGAAAATGACTGCTAACAATTCCTACAGGTCACACaacttgttttgttgtatgaagacagtgttggaacaaactgtgttactacaCCCTCTGATGCATTATTGGGACAACACAGTACGGCAGGAAGTAGGGCTGTATATTGATATCAGAatggttagaaaaaaaataagtaacaaaggaagacaggCTGGTTGGACGggggttcatcctacagcaagataataAAGGAAAGAACCAGACAGAGGCTTCACATGAGGGAAGAGCcggtttgggatgaactgggcagaagatgaaagcaaagcaacctACAagtgtaacacactgcaacttctGTAACCGTGTTCAGACAAACTTTCTGAACGATGTTTCATTTCAATTGTAGAAAGAACGTCAAGTGTGTTCGGCTGCTGGATGAGTCAAAAATTTAGATTAAATTTTGTTCAACAAGAAGATTCCTTGTTTTAAAATctgcaattgtttttttttttccatgttttaatttcagaaacactgagacattgAATTATGTAAATCTAAATAGCACCTGGAAAAATGGACATGATgtaaaacttttgactggtagtTCAAAGAAATCTGTTGAAATGACAAACTCTTCTAACTGAAGAAAATAGCGTGTTCTTATAGGAACCAATAACTCATAGTAAGAAAAGTCCTTTTAAACCAACATATTACTCTTGTTTATTGAGTATTTGCCCTAGCAAACATTGTGTAACCCAAATGAACAGTGCTGCACTTTTGACCCTCTCTCTTAGTTCACCATGATGCATGCAGCCCTGAGTATCTGGATCTTATCAGCAGTGGTCTGCCTGGGAAGAAGCCATCACCATTTAGGTCATGGCCAGGAAGAGACAGGCCAAGACACTGCAGTTGACCCTGGTACCAGCAGTGTCTCACTGGTGACTTCAGCAAACAAAGAGTTTACCTACAGTCTGTACAGGAAGTTAGCGGCTCATGCTGACTTACAGGGCAAGAACATCTTCTTCTCACCAAGAAGTGTGTCCATGGCCTTGGCCGCCCTGTCTGTAGGAGCACGGGGGGAGACCCACGAACAGCTTTTCAGCGGTCTGGGCTTCAACAGCTCCCTACTGACACAGGCAAATGTAGATCAGGCTTTCCATACAATCCTCGAAAGGTCAAACAAGCTGTCTCAAGAAGACACCAGTGAAGGGACGGCTGTGTTCATGGATAACCGCTTCAAGCCACAACCTGATTTCCTGGAAGTCTTGAAGCAGTCCTACTTTTCAGAGGGGTTTAATGTTGACTTCTCCAAAACCACAGACAGCGCCAATACCATCAATACGTATGTGGCAGAGAAGACCAAAGGGAAGATAGACAACTTGGTTGAAAATCTGGATCCAAATACAGTCATGTATCTCATCAGCTACATCTACTTCAAAGGTAAAAGGTATCATGTAATTGCATGTCTCTCTTTCTGAGGTCACATATTTAGTTTGATGTATCAACCATAAACTGGGTTTTATTTCCACTCATCACCATCATACAGGAAAGTGGCAGACTCCATTTGACCCTAAACTGACCAAGGAGGAGGATTTCATTGTGGCTGAGAACACCAAGGTTTGATCATTTATTCAGAGTGGACTTGAGTTACAATAATTATACATCATGCAGCCATCaatctgtgtatttattaattaagGGACTTTTTGCTTAAATTGTCATTTTCCAGGTTCCAGTGCAGATGATGAATATGGAGGAAGATGTTGACGTCTATCATGACCTTGCAATTAACACATCAGTCCTCCACCTTCCCTTCAACAGCTCCTACTCCATGCTGCTGATGTTGCCTAATAATATGGCAGAACTGGAGACTGCCATTTGCCCAGGCCACGTCACCAAATGGCTGAAGTGGATGAAATCCAGGTTTGGGAGAAATCATCATATAACCATCCTTAAATTCTTGGTTTCTAATATGCATAATTTGACACTGAATAAGTGACTCATCTTCGTCCTGTCAGATCAATCACTGCATGTTTGTCTATTTTCCAATTTTATAGGACATATGACATATTTGTTCCAAAGTTCTCCATCAAGAATTCCTACAAGCTGAATGATGTGTTGAATCAAATGGGAATGACAGACATGTTTGGTGATCGTGCAGACCTGAGTGGCATATCAGAGGGGCAAAAACTGGCAGTGTCAGAGGTAAGGACAGCGAGCATGTCATTGCACGCACATTTCCTACCCAGTATCTCATCCACCTTTCATCTCACCCTGCCTGTATTGTGCTTCAGGTCGTGCACCAAGCTACCCTGGATGTGGATGAGGCCGGAGCCATCGCCACAGCCGCCACAGGCATCGGCATCACACTTCTTTCCTTCCGCCACATCCCTGTCTTGAAGTTCAATCGTCCATTTATGGTCATGATCGTTGACCGCATCACAGAAGACACCCTCTTCATTGGCAAGATTACCAACCCAAACGAATGATGACAGAAAGATTTATGTGTTGGCTCAAGCACAGCTGTTGCatcagatataaaatataaacacttaaaagaaacatttagtgTGTGGTCTCTTCTCTTATGGCTGATTATGTAGCAAACACTTTTATATGtctattttgaagaaaaaaataatacaggGAAAATCATTATGCACATGCAATGATAgtgatattaataatagtggCAGTAACAGTGatagtaatgtaatggcaactgtagtgctcctcctgataaaaatagtaatgacattaataatcattaattataGTAAAATTAAGCAGGTTTAGCTTGTGTGCCTCAAGCCTTCACAGGCCTGTGTTATGCTTCTGCATCAAAATAGTTGTCTATTTAAAGATCTATACGCTGGGTGGCAAATGTGGGGAGAGTTGACCCCAGCAACAGTTTCCACttgatggggggggggatctttctctttctctctctgattgtTTCAGAAATCTTACATTATTATTCCAGTATCTCCCTTTTGGTTCCCCCATATGCTTGGTCCAGTGGCAAGccccattttgttttcacattatattAAAAGCTGTTACACTGTAACTATAGAAGATAATATGGGGCTTTTATTAAGTGGAACAAATAACAAAATCTCTTTCAAAAAGGTTTGAAGAGAGCAGGGATATAGTTTTGTTGATAACTGGTGTTTCTGTGGCTGCCCTGACCTGCTGAAAGCAGACGGCCTTCATCCCACCAGAAAAGGCGCTGCTGTTTTGTCTAGTAATGTATATATAGACAGGTGTTTACAGCAGGTTTGACACTTGGGACGTAGTGCTCAGCAGGTCGCAGGTGATTACAGCCTGCTAGGGTTTTAAGAAGTGCAGTTTTGGAGTCCACTAGTCTAGAATCTAAGTTTAGGGAGGAAAATCTCCATAGTATAGAAGACTATCCGCCTGATAGCCACATTTATAATATTGAGACTGTCTCCCTCCCCCGCCGTACTACTCATAAGTTCTTTAAACATGCAAATCCACACATATTGGCCACCATTCCTTTAACCTGTGGCAATGAAGTGTTTCACAAAGCATCTGACACATTTctccaaaacaaaatcaatactGTATCATCACACCGTCACATGTGCAGGCCCTCTACATTTTTCCTTAGAAATAAGATAAACACAGTTCTGTCCAGCCTCAGTTGCCCCTCTCACCACTAAAACCAGAAAGTTAAAGAGGTCGACACCATGGTGTGCTGAAGAAACACAGCGCTGAAGCAGGCCTGCAGGAGAATGGAGCGCAAGTCAAAATCTGAAGCACTCTACCTTCAGTGGCACAAGTCTGAGTCAAAATACAAGTGtgctctctctccactgctagAGCAGGCTACTCCTCTCAGTTAATAAACAGACTTCTTTTTGACAGCCACGTGTAAGAAGTTCCGCCCCCCTCCCCGTTTTTAActctttgtatatttttaatggACTAGTCTGGACAAGATAGCACTGATGTCACGTCACTCTGCTGTCTGGCATCAACCGCGAGCGAAAAAAAGCTACGTCATACACATCTAAACTTCCTGCATCCTTGAATGATAAACCCCCCTCTTGGAAGGTGGACATTGACCTGAGCTCACCCGGTCTTGCAGTGTGAATTGGTGAGACTTTTTTACTGGCAAAGCCATCAGCCATGTAGAtggagaaataaacaaaggCAAAGTGTAACGGGGTGTGGTAGGACCCAATTGCAGCACAACCAAACAGGTGAATAGTTGGcaatgatttattaatgaaccagcagagagaacacacaggTGGGTATTAGGGGTAGAGGATGGGGTCCGGGGCTGGAGAGCCGTGGGTCAGGTGAGTGGAGAGAGGTGACTGAGCTCACACTCAGGGGAAAGTTCGTGGACCCAAAGGCTGGGGCTGGCGGTGCCGGGCGTTAGGGAGCAGGAGGATCAGAACCAGGGGAGCAGTCGGCGGGGCAGACAAACAAGGAGGAAGCAGGCAGGCGGCCAATCGGAGTCAGACGAAGGATCgggaaaccagcagggaagcACTCACGTTGCGACGTCGGAACTGGAGAACGcaaaacagccacagggacaggGACAAGCAGACGGGGACCAGGAAGCGcacaggcagaactcgtggtcGGCGACAGAAGCTGAGGCGTTTACCGGGTCAGGGACGAGCAGAGTCGATAACGGGAAGTCAGTCCTGAGATGACTGCTGGAAGGTCTAGCATGATAGtgagaacaatctggcaaagagcAAGTGAACCGGGGATGCATATATACTGGCCTGATTGGAGATCGAGTGCAGCTGGGGGCAACAGGTGAGGACAATGAGGCTGAttaggaggtgtggca
This genomic window from Seriola aureovittata isolate HTS-2021-v1 ecotype China chromosome 5, ASM2101889v1, whole genome shotgun sequence contains:
- the lsm1 gene encoding U6 snRNA-associated Sm-like protein LSm1, producing the protein MNYVPGTASLIDDIDKKHLVLLRDGRTLIGYLRSIDQFANLVFHQTVERIHVGKKFGDIPRGIFIVRGENVVLLGEIDVDKPSDTVLQQVSIEEILEEQRLQQQAKQETEKVKMQVLKDRGLSVPKADNLDEY
- the bag4 gene encoding BAG family molecular chaperone regulator 4, translated to MHHHQMQSDLKSGWPSTCNSGNNGNWNNTMDAPQYPGYPSHYWYPQSHSTGHYANTYPSGSDVQPQYNPQVMPGGYPNGHGVYSPAQSQYSTSGFHPSNPFYCADPQRPGPGPYPNQGCPAEQSSGPSGQPHSQHQHHHYPGPHCQGAPGYPAGPYPHYSEGGHAMPPNPPYPTGQSLHPSPQAEAWAHSGAYAASQQQWQPGQQPPQNHYGNPVRPPHPPAWPGTGTGAPPPYQPKDQQHQRAPQVGPKPRPTPSPNPPNGKPAEISSPPQMYNKTGRGEPNPSQGEPPPSAPAQAPAPAPGQAGLQPLSDNPGLAKVQHVMARVLLLQEDVDEFVGKKTDKSYRCLEELLTKELLELDSVETQGQENVRQARKEAVQRIQAILDRLERKAF
- the LOC130170123 gene encoding dual specificity protein phosphatase 26-like, giving the protein MSYTSKLPASWNDKPPSRKVEIDLSSPGLAVFELERLLFTGKAIISHADEVWPRLYVGDQHSAENTADLSRHCITHILNAAHSKRRGQPDIYEGMSITYMGIEAHDSCTFDMSVNFHAAADFIHSALRRGGKVLVHCHVGVSRSATLVLAYLMLKQNLTLVEAICAVKENRGVIPNRGFLRQLIKLDGQLFGTHH
- the LOC130170120 gene encoding serpin A3-5-like isoform X1 — its product is MRHTVSSGQKEFTMMHAALSIWILSAVVCLGRSHHHLGHGQEETGQDTAVDPGTSSVSLVTSANKEFTYSLYRKLAAHADLQGKNIFFSPRSVSMALAALSVGARGETHEQLFSGLGFNSSLLTQANVDQAFHTILERSNKLSQEDTSEGTAVFMDNRFKPQPDFLEVLKQSYFSEGFNVDFSKTTDSANTINTYVAEKTKGKIDNLVENLDPNTVMYLISYIYFKGKWQTPFDPKLTKEEDFIVAENTKVPVQMMNMEEDVDVYHDLAINTSVLHLPFNSSYSMLLMLPNNMAELETAICPGHVTKWLKWMKSRTYDIFVPKFSIKNSYKLNDVLNQMGMTDMFGDRADLSGISEGQKLAVSEVVHQATLDVDEAGAIATAATGIGITLLSFRHIPVLKFNRPFMVMIVDRITEDTLFIGKITNPNE
- the LOC130170120 gene encoding serpin A3-5-like isoform X2, with amino-acid sequence MMHAALSIWILSAVVCLGRSHHHLGHGQEETGQDTAVDPGTSSVSLVTSANKEFTYSLYRKLAAHADLQGKNIFFSPRSVSMALAALSVGARGETHEQLFSGLGFNSSLLTQANVDQAFHTILERSNKLSQEDTSEGTAVFMDNRFKPQPDFLEVLKQSYFSEGFNVDFSKTTDSANTINTYVAEKTKGKIDNLVENLDPNTVMYLISYIYFKGKWQTPFDPKLTKEEDFIVAENTKVPVQMMNMEEDVDVYHDLAINTSVLHLPFNSSYSMLLMLPNNMAELETAICPGHVTKWLKWMKSRTYDIFVPKFSIKNSYKLNDVLNQMGMTDMFGDRADLSGISEGQKLAVSEVVHQATLDVDEAGAIATAATGIGITLLSFRHIPVLKFNRPFMVMIVDRITEDTLFIGKITNPNE